The following proteins are co-located in the Tardibacter chloracetimidivorans genome:
- a CDS encoding transcriptional regulator, with amino-acid sequence MSEIGISPEHAAFLEALEAAGSQTALATMCGCTQGNIWQLLQKGSALPAKYVLKVEAGTGVPRHRLRPDLYPPEPAGNAESEAA; translated from the coding sequence ATGAGCGAAATTGGCATATCTCCCGAACACGCCGCGTTCCTTGAAGCGCTGGAGGCGGCAGGGTCACAAACGGCGCTGGCGACGATGTGCGGCTGTACGCAGGGCAACATCTGGCAGCTGCTCCAGAAGGGATCCGCGCTGCCCGCAAAATATGTGCTGAAGGTCGAGGCCGGGACGGGCGTTCCGCGCCATCGGCTGCGGCCTGACCTATATCCGCCCGAACCCGCGGGCAACGCCGAAAGCGAAGCCGCGTGA
- a CDS encoding helix-turn-helix domain-containing protein — MDKLGWDQSRLAREVDCTQGAIWQILDGRVRRSRLLPDIADALGVSLDYLKGRTDDPAQSAAPRAKAEPPPKTILLGVALPSERLLRGMFEGLLQIAGVTDDVDERAATLARLLPGALEQAAIRSADSRRHRTPGQRQTAARSHS, encoded by the coding sequence ATGGACAAGCTGGGCTGGGATCAGAGCCGGCTTGCGCGGGAGGTGGATTGCACCCAAGGGGCTATCTGGCAGATCCTCGACGGGAGGGTGCGCCGCAGCCGCCTCTTGCCTGATATTGCCGATGCGCTTGGCGTCTCGCTCGATTATCTGAAAGGACGCACGGACGATCCGGCGCAAAGCGCCGCGCCGAGGGCCAAGGCCGAGCCCCCGCCAAAAACCATCCTGCTCGGCGTTGCGTTGCCTAGTGAACGGTTGTTGCGGGGCATGTTTGAGGGCCTATTGCAAATCGCTGGCGTGACGGATGATGTGGATGAACGTGCCGCAACGCTCGCTCGGCTGCTGCCAGGCGCTCTTGAGCAAGCCGCAATTCGCTCCGCTGATAGCCGTCGACATCGCACGCCTGGTCAGCGCCAGACAGCTGCTCGATCTCATTCCTGA
- a CDS encoding helix-turn-helix domain-containing protein, which yields MKAARKRRNLSQQRLAELLGREQPTIQRWEAGKSAPKTLPMFVQLCDALGVSADALLGRQPVPSADYLLKIIDEAMIGRRALPAADRRTIADALCKRLRRSAGLPE from the coding sequence ATGAAGGCCGCCCGCAAGAGGCGGAACCTGTCGCAGCAAAGGCTTGCTGAACTTCTCGGACGCGAACAGCCCACGATCCAGCGCTGGGAAGCCGGGAAATCCGCACCCAAGACGCTGCCGATGTTCGTCCAGCTGTGCGACGCGCTGGGCGTTTCGGCCGATGCGCTGCTCGGACGGCAGCCGGTTCCGAGCGCTGATTATCTGTTGAAGATCATCGACGAGGCCATGATCGGCCGCCGGGCGCTTCCCGCCGCCGATCGCCGCACCATCGCCGATGCCCTATGCAAGCGCCTTCGGCGAAGCGCGGGCTTGCCCGAGTAA